Proteins encoded together in one Salmo trutta chromosome 3, fSalTru1.1, whole genome shotgun sequence window:
- the LOC115189079 gene encoding TCF3 fusion partner homolog isoform X1, whose product MDRIMEDFSGLALPPLFGGHILEAELEPGGVELGPGEVELGPGVSELLEGRGQGSGARPEQHQQQQEERRELEKRKYLALIKRCKEIEQVNEKILGRLHQVQRLTRRMKKERRFLMKTLDAHGDDYRNAQLTISLEEESGAHLDIGPGAEDDRLNDLPSSSPSVPFQSTVGSKKKRYRVPKQEKDPQTEADISMLAETQFSDFPSPTALSH is encoded by the exons ATGGATCGG ATAATGGAAGATTTCTCCGGCCTGGCCCTGCCGCCTCTCTTTGGGGGCCACATCCTGGAAGCAGAGCTGGAGCCAGGTGGGGTGGAACTGGGCCCAGGGGAG GTAGAGCTTGGCCCTGGGGTCAGCGAGTTGCTAGAGGgcagaggtcaagggtcaggaGCAAGGCCAGagcagcaccagcagcagcaggaggaaaggagagaattGGAGAAAAGGAAGTACCTGGCTTTGATCAAGAGGTGTAAGGAGATCGAACAG GTGAATGAGAAGATCCTTGGTCGCCTTCACCAGGTACAAAGACTAACACGTCGcatgaagaaagagagaag GTTCCTAATGAAGACCCTCGACGCCCATGGAGATGACTATAGAAATGCACAGCTCACCATATCGCTTGAG GAAGAGTCTGGTGCCCATTTAGACATCGGCCCTGGAGCAGAAGATGATAGGCTGAATGACCTTCCTAGctcctccccctctgtccctTTCCAATCCACAGTGGGATCCAAGAAGAAGAGGTATCGAGTTCCAAAACAGGAGAAAGACCCACAG ACTGAAGCAGACATCTCCATGTTGGCAGAGACGCAGTTCAGTGACTTTCCCAGCCCAACCGCTTTGTCTCACTGA
- the LOC115189079 gene encoding TCF3 fusion partner homolog isoform X2, translated as MIMEDFSGLALPPLFGGHILEAELEPGGVELGPGEVELGPGVSELLEGRGQGSGARPEQHQQQQEERRELEKRKYLALIKRCKEIEQVNEKILGRLHQVQRLTRRMKKERRFLMKTLDAHGDDYRNAQLTISLEEESGAHLDIGPGAEDDRLNDLPSSSPSVPFQSTVGSKKKRYRVPKQEKDPQTEADISMLAETQFSDFPSPTALSH; from the exons ATG ATAATGGAAGATTTCTCCGGCCTGGCCCTGCCGCCTCTCTTTGGGGGCCACATCCTGGAAGCAGAGCTGGAGCCAGGTGGGGTGGAACTGGGCCCAGGGGAG GTAGAGCTTGGCCCTGGGGTCAGCGAGTTGCTAGAGGgcagaggtcaagggtcaggaGCAAGGCCAGagcagcaccagcagcagcaggaggaaaggagagaattGGAGAAAAGGAAGTACCTGGCTTTGATCAAGAGGTGTAAGGAGATCGAACAG GTGAATGAGAAGATCCTTGGTCGCCTTCACCAGGTACAAAGACTAACACGTCGcatgaagaaagagagaag GTTCCTAATGAAGACCCTCGACGCCCATGGAGATGACTATAGAAATGCACAGCTCACCATATCGCTTGAG GAAGAGTCTGGTGCCCATTTAGACATCGGCCCTGGAGCAGAAGATGATAGGCTGAATGACCTTCCTAGctcctccccctctgtccctTTCCAATCCACAGTGGGATCCAAGAAGAAGAGGTATCGAGTTCCAAAACAGGAGAAAGACCCACAG ACTGAAGCAGACATCTCCATGTTGGCAGAGACGCAGTTCAGTGACTTTCCCAGCCCAACCGCTTTGTCTCACTGA
- the LOC115189105 gene encoding NADH dehydrogenase [ubiquinone] 1 alpha subcomplex subunit 3 has protein sequence MAGIGAFLKNAWNKEPVVLAACAIGLLAVTVPLVSPLTKYSGMMNAAVPYNYPVPVRNNGKMDNVPSHPCDPKGPNLDWIKSL, from the exons ATGGCAG GAATTGGAGCCTTCCTGAAGAATGCGTGGAATAAGGAGCCGGTGGTATTGGCCGCCTGCGCAATTGGACTTCTCG CCGTTACTGTTCCATTAGTGAGTCCCTTAACAAAGTACTCAGGCATGATGAATGCAGCTGTGCCATACAACTACCCAG tccctgtgcgAAACAATGGCAAGATGGACAATGTCCCCAGCCACCCTTGTGACCCTAAAGGACCAAACCTGGACTGGATTAAAAGCCTGTAA
- the LOC115189126 gene encoding brain-specific angiogenesis inhibitor 1-associated protein 2 isoform X1 produces the protein MSRSDEVNKMTENVYKGILDQFNPSLKNFVTMGKHYEKALTGVTVAAKGYFDGLVKLGELASDSQGSKELGDTLFQMAEVHRQIQVQLEDVLKLFHSELLSQLEQKLELDIKYLTATLKKYQSERKSKSESIERCQSQLKKLRRKSQGSRHPNKYGDREMQYVELMSRRQAELDTLVAVGYRSALTEERRRYCFLVDRQCSVTKLLINYHCKVRELLSQKLSSWQQSCSQPTRLPERALNLLRHTAPQGSGASGIAELLRHAKLGAAQPEQRLSVQEVPPLLNGGSQQQRPIPSSSQSDIPPPQNSPGPQTFRSLAATGGAIGGSGAGSPQQTSTPISVSASPNANNNTSANAITTANTPTTSSTSSSTVGSSQAQQTSLLLATSTSSLSPSLIPSTVLSLSQGSPSYSSLQGLALPLSLSAPHSPPLPHSAPLSRAITPSLHHQGVLGGGNTPLLSHNSMLMKAAEMYGTSTLPLPRRPVSEARVGGFMGSTLPRDRVLPLSSPSRVEAIFAHAPGGSEGSGVGVACLLHFLPGDALSLLISEPRDGWHYGQNERTGRKGWFPFSFTQPYPNTLDPLDSSSPLLSKVNSTSTGQLDKLVSPGLPALTPESEEERSFPPQRVSTFRPRPYSMADSNQVSLRPKVRGEGVEWAGPPVRPALSMLMQELSSDFASPPPSPTWTNPFAHVRLRKTVTNDRSAPIIE, from the exons ATGTCTCGTTCAGACGAGGTCAACAAGATGACAGAAAACGTGTATAAG GGGATTCTGGACCAGTTCAACCCCAGTCTGAAGAACTTTGTGACCATGGGAAAACACTATGAGAAAGCCCTGACAG GAGTGACGGTAGCAGCCAAGGGATACTTCGATGGTCTGGTCAAACTGGGAGAACTGGCCAGCGACAGCCAAGGGTCCAAAGAACTGG GAGACACGTTATTCCAGATGGCCGAGGTGCACAGGCAGATTCAGGTTCAACTGGAGGACGTG TTGAAGCTGTTCCATTCTGAGCTGCTGTCCCAGTTGGAGCAAAAGCTGGAGTTGGACATTAAATATCTTACC GCCACGTTGAAGAAATATCAGAGTGAGCGCAAGTCGAAGTCGGAATCTATCGAGCGCTGCCAATCACAGCTCAAGAAGCTGCGCAGGAAGAGCCAGGGCAGTCGCCACCCCAACAAGTACGGAGATAGGGAGATGCAG TATGTGGAGCTAATGAGTCGTCGTCAGGCTGAGCTGGACACGCTGGTTGCTGTGGGTTACCGCTCGGCGCTgacggaggagaggagacgatACTGCTTCCTTGTGGACCGCCAGTGTTCCGTCACTAAGCTGCTCATCAACTACCACtgcaag GTGAGAGAGCTCCTGTCACAGAAGCTGTCCTCATGGCAACAGTCATGCTCCCAGCCAACCAGACTACCTGAACGGGCGCTCAACCTGCTGCGTCACACCGCCCCTCAGGGCTCTGGGGCATCTGGGATAGCTGAGCTCCTCCGACACGCCAAACTGGGCGCTGCACAGCCAGAACAG AGGCTGTCAGTACAGGAGGTGCCTCCCTTGTTGAATGGTGGCTCCCAGCAGCAGAGACCCATCCCCTCTTCTTCCCAGAGTGACATCCCCCCTCCCCAAAACTCCCCCGGACCCCAGACCTTCCGCTCCCTCGCTGCCACTGGAGGGGCTATTGGAGGGAGTGGGGCAGGCTCCCCTCAGCAGACCAGCACGCCTATTAGTGTCTCAGCTAGCCCCAATGCTAACAACAACACAAGTGCTAATGCTATCACTACTGCTAACACTCCCACCACTtcatccacctcctcctccacggtTGGCTCCAGCCAAGCCCAGCAGACCTCTCTTCTCCTGGCCACCAGCACCTCCAGCCTTTCTCCGAGTCTGATCCCCTCCACTGTGCTTTCTCTCAGCCAGGGCTCCCCATCCTACTCCTCCCTACAGGGCCTGGCCCTGCCGCTGTCCCTCAGTGCCCCTCACAGTCCTCCACTACCCCACAGTGCACCTCTCTCCAGAGCCATAACCCCCTCGCTGCACCACCAGGGAGTGCTAGGAGGAGGGAACACACCATTGCTATCCCATAATTCTATGctgatgaaggcagcggagatgTATGGAACGTCTACACTGCCATTGCCTAGGAGACCAGTCAGCGAGGCCCGGGTGGGAGGGTTTATGG GTtccactctgcccagagacagagttctccctctctccagcccgTCTCGTGTGGAAGCCATATTTGCCCACGCTCCTGGGGGTTCAGAGGGCAGTGGAGTGGGCGTGGCCTGCTTACTTCACTTCCTGCCAGGCGACGCTCTCAGCCTCCTCATCTCTGAGCCCAGAGACGGGTGGCACTATGGCCAGAACGAACGAACGGGACG GAAAGGCTGGTTCCCTTTCTCCTTCACTCAGCCTTACCCCAACACCTTGGATCCCCTCGACAGCAG CTCCCCGCTCCTCTCTAAGGTCAACAGTACCAGTACGGGTCAGTTAGACAAGCTGGTCTCTCCtggcctgcctgccctgacccctgaGTCCGAAGAGGAGCGCTCATTCCCCCCTCAGAGGGTCAGCACCTTCCGCCCGCGCCCATACAGCATGGCCGACTCCAACCAGGTCAGCCTGAGGCCAAAGGTCAGAGGTGAAGGAGTAGAGTGGGCAGGGCCCCCTGTCCGACCGGCTCTGTCAATGCTGATGCAAGAG CTCTCCTCAGACTTcgcctctcctccaccctccccaaCCTG GACCAACCCATTTGCCCATGTCCGGCTCAGAAAGACGGTGACCAATGATCGCTCTGCACCCATCATCGAATAG
- the LOC115189126 gene encoding brain-specific angiogenesis inhibitor 1-associated protein 2 isoform X2 codes for MSRSDEVNKMTENVYKGILDQFNPSLKNFVTMGKHYEKALTGVTVAAKGYFDGLVKLGELASDSQGSKELGDTLFQMAEVHRQIQVQLEDVLKLFHSELLSQLEQKLELDIKYLTATLKKYQSERKSKSESIERCQSQLKKLRRKSQGSRHPNKYGDREMQAELDTLVAVGYRSALTEERRRYCFLVDRQCSVTKLLINYHCKVRELLSQKLSSWQQSCSQPTRLPERALNLLRHTAPQGSGASGIAELLRHAKLGAAQPEQRLSVQEVPPLLNGGSQQQRPIPSSSQSDIPPPQNSPGPQTFRSLAATGGAIGGSGAGSPQQTSTPISVSASPNANNNTSANAITTANTPTTSSTSSSTVGSSQAQQTSLLLATSTSSLSPSLIPSTVLSLSQGSPSYSSLQGLALPLSLSAPHSPPLPHSAPLSRAITPSLHHQGVLGGGNTPLLSHNSMLMKAAEMYGTSTLPLPRRPVSEARVGGFMGSTLPRDRVLPLSSPSRVEAIFAHAPGGSEGSGVGVACLLHFLPGDALSLLISEPRDGWHYGQNERTGRKGWFPFSFTQPYPNTLDPLDSSSPLLSKVNSTSTGQLDKLVSPGLPALTPESEEERSFPPQRVSTFRPRPYSMADSNQVSLRPKVRGEGVEWAGPPVRPALSMLMQELSSDFASPPPSPTWTNPFAHVRLRKTVTNDRSAPIIE; via the exons ATGTCTCGTTCAGACGAGGTCAACAAGATGACAGAAAACGTGTATAAG GGGATTCTGGACCAGTTCAACCCCAGTCTGAAGAACTTTGTGACCATGGGAAAACACTATGAGAAAGCCCTGACAG GAGTGACGGTAGCAGCCAAGGGATACTTCGATGGTCTGGTCAAACTGGGAGAACTGGCCAGCGACAGCCAAGGGTCCAAAGAACTGG GAGACACGTTATTCCAGATGGCCGAGGTGCACAGGCAGATTCAGGTTCAACTGGAGGACGTG TTGAAGCTGTTCCATTCTGAGCTGCTGTCCCAGTTGGAGCAAAAGCTGGAGTTGGACATTAAATATCTTACC GCCACGTTGAAGAAATATCAGAGTGAGCGCAAGTCGAAGTCGGAATCTATCGAGCGCTGCCAATCACAGCTCAAGAAGCTGCGCAGGAAGAGCCAGGGCAGTCGCCACCCCAACAAGTACGGAGATAGGGAGATGCAG GCTGAGCTGGACACGCTGGTTGCTGTGGGTTACCGCTCGGCGCTgacggaggagaggagacgatACTGCTTCCTTGTGGACCGCCAGTGTTCCGTCACTAAGCTGCTCATCAACTACCACtgcaag GTGAGAGAGCTCCTGTCACAGAAGCTGTCCTCATGGCAACAGTCATGCTCCCAGCCAACCAGACTACCTGAACGGGCGCTCAACCTGCTGCGTCACACCGCCCCTCAGGGCTCTGGGGCATCTGGGATAGCTGAGCTCCTCCGACACGCCAAACTGGGCGCTGCACAGCCAGAACAG AGGCTGTCAGTACAGGAGGTGCCTCCCTTGTTGAATGGTGGCTCCCAGCAGCAGAGACCCATCCCCTCTTCTTCCCAGAGTGACATCCCCCCTCCCCAAAACTCCCCCGGACCCCAGACCTTCCGCTCCCTCGCTGCCACTGGAGGGGCTATTGGAGGGAGTGGGGCAGGCTCCCCTCAGCAGACCAGCACGCCTATTAGTGTCTCAGCTAGCCCCAATGCTAACAACAACACAAGTGCTAATGCTATCACTACTGCTAACACTCCCACCACTtcatccacctcctcctccacggtTGGCTCCAGCCAAGCCCAGCAGACCTCTCTTCTCCTGGCCACCAGCACCTCCAGCCTTTCTCCGAGTCTGATCCCCTCCACTGTGCTTTCTCTCAGCCAGGGCTCCCCATCCTACTCCTCCCTACAGGGCCTGGCCCTGCCGCTGTCCCTCAGTGCCCCTCACAGTCCTCCACTACCCCACAGTGCACCTCTCTCCAGAGCCATAACCCCCTCGCTGCACCACCAGGGAGTGCTAGGAGGAGGGAACACACCATTGCTATCCCATAATTCTATGctgatgaaggcagcggagatgTATGGAACGTCTACACTGCCATTGCCTAGGAGACCAGTCAGCGAGGCCCGGGTGGGAGGGTTTATGG GTtccactctgcccagagacagagttctccctctctccagcccgTCTCGTGTGGAAGCCATATTTGCCCACGCTCCTGGGGGTTCAGAGGGCAGTGGAGTGGGCGTGGCCTGCTTACTTCACTTCCTGCCAGGCGACGCTCTCAGCCTCCTCATCTCTGAGCCCAGAGACGGGTGGCACTATGGCCAGAACGAACGAACGGGACG GAAAGGCTGGTTCCCTTTCTCCTTCACTCAGCCTTACCCCAACACCTTGGATCCCCTCGACAGCAG CTCCCCGCTCCTCTCTAAGGTCAACAGTACCAGTACGGGTCAGTTAGACAAGCTGGTCTCTCCtggcctgcctgccctgacccctgaGTCCGAAGAGGAGCGCTCATTCCCCCCTCAGAGGGTCAGCACCTTCCGCCCGCGCCCATACAGCATGGCCGACTCCAACCAGGTCAGCCTGAGGCCAAAGGTCAGAGGTGAAGGAGTAGAGTGGGCAGGGCCCCCTGTCCGACCGGCTCTGTCAATGCTGATGCAAGAG CTCTCCTCAGACTTcgcctctcctccaccctccccaaCCTG GACCAACCCATTTGCCCATGTCCGGCTCAGAAAGACGGTGACCAATGATCGCTCTGCACCCATCATCGAATAG